TTGTTATAGATGAATTTAGTGAATATAATAACCTAGGAATAGATGTTGTCTCTCATATGTCCTCTGAAGATCATTGGGTACCTATCAAAATATtgcatacataatacatattttcAATTCTCACTTGAATGATGACATAATGGAAGAAATACatacatttcatgaacaaaacccAGCATATCTATTTTTGAATCTCCCGGGGATGATAAAAGAAATATGTAAGGTATTTcaagaaaataatcaacaaaagTATCACCGTGCTTTGATATACTTTATAAAAAGGGGACTAAACATAGATATTGGAAAACACAACATAAAGGAAATATCTGTATATGATTTCTAATCTGATTGATTAGCCAAAAGTTTCAATCTCTTTCCGAAAACTGACATTTATTTTTTTAGATAGTTCCCTTTAATAAAGCATTCCTAGAATCCCTCTCTATAGGGATCAAATTCAAATTCCCAGAACTATTACTATATATTGTTAGTGGTATTTGATTTCAGAGACCTTGACATGAAAATTTTATTGCCAAAAATCCGAATGGTAACCTTCGAATTTTAGTATGACTTCATTATAATCCACTCTCCAATCTTACTACTGTTTACATTAACTTCACTCAAGGTCTAATTCTATACAATAGattaataaattttcttattgcgagtgattttttttatggggggggggataTTAGGAATTATGAGGCCAtaatttttaaggtattttataAACAAAGTCATAGTTTATGATAAATAAGTGAAAcaaattgtaaaattgtaaaaaaaagaaaaagaaaacactaGCGTATGATTGTTTCAACAACTAGGAATAGTAGGAAAAAACAAGACAGTaatgtatataggcctatgtcTGCCATTATAtcctgcacgcacacacacacacacccacacacacacacacacacacacatatatatatatacatatatatatatatatatatatatatatatatatatatatatatatatatatatatatatatatatctatatatatatatatatatatatatatagagtatatatatatatatatatatatatgcatatatatatatatatatatatatatatatatatatatatatatatatatatatacatacatacatatctatatgtatatgtatatttatatatatatatatatatatatatatatatatatatatatatatatatatacatacctacatacatatctatatatatatatatatatatatatatatatatatatatatatatatatatatatacatatatatatgtatgtatatttatttatagatatgaatatatatatatatatatatatatatatatatatatatatatatatatatatatacatatatatatgtatgtatattcatttataaatatgaatatatatatatatatatatatatatatatatatatatatatatattcatttataatatatatatatatatatatatatatatatatatatatatatatatatatatatatatatatacatatttatatatacatatatatacgccaattgacgcaatgGGACTCCGTTAGAtatcgccagttgtctctgtcttgagctttccattcaatacttctccattcatcatctcgtacttcgcgcttcatagtcctcaaccatgtaggcctgagtcttccaactcttctagtgctttgtggagctcagctgaacgtttggtgaactaatctctcttggggagtgtaaatagaatgcccaaaccatctcaatctacccctcatcataatctctctTATAAGTTCATTACTATTCCGGTCATGCCATTTAAATCATACtatgcttctgagggctttgatttcAAATCTACTGGACCTATTGTAGATCTttttattgccataccatgactcatgtccatggactaacatagatctcactaaattgacatatagtctgatatttagatgtaatttcagacgatttgattttcaaattttactcaacctagccattgtctgctttgccttttttttttttatcaatctttcactatactctaattctaaagacaaatATTGGAGacgatagttcctaaatacttatatgtttctacctcattaatacttatccttccaatgatatttcatcttccattgcatactccgttctcatcatctctgtctttcttctatttatcttcagcccgacctcgtgtgatatttcctgcattctggtagcATGCCTTGTAAATTCTGAGATGTTTTGCTAACAATGACAGCACCataagcataatctaggtctgctagattcctatcaccaatcaagtcaaatccctctccaccatcgCCTTGTAGGACTTCACTactcgctggaaattcatttgatatatatatatatatatatatatatatatatatatatatatatatatatatatatatatataaatacatacatatatgtatatgtgtaaatatatatatatatatatatataaatacatacatatatatatatatatatatatatatatatatatatatatatatatatatatatatatatatatatatatatatgtatatacacatacacacacacacacacacacacacacacacacacacacatatatatatatatatactatatatatatatatatatatatatatatatattatatatatatatatatatatatatatatatatattctgtatgcttGTGTGTCTTTGAATAGTCAAGCATGTTGATATGGTAATCGTAGAATATTGTTGGTGCGTCACTTCTGAATTAACCTTAAGCCAAAGAGCCAAATATCAACAGTTGGATTAATATTGACCATGTGGATAtttaggggggtggggggttgttaACCGATGATTAATGTGATCAAGAAATTATATCcgaatacaaatgataataataataataataatataataataataataataataataataataataataataataataataaacacaaaggAATTCTACTACACTAAAATCACCGTGAATGTATTAATCTTCCTTCagagtttatgtttttttttttatttcgatcatTAATAATGACTTCGAATGTCTTTCCTTAATAACAAGTCTCCATAACCGTGTCAAAATATTTTTCGTCATCACCGAGCAAGGTTAGGATCACCTATATAGAAAATGTAGAGTAAAAGGCATGTTAATTTAACAATAAAAACGGCTTCATTGTCAATGTTTCATCAGATCCCACTGCATATTAACTCCAAATTCACCCAAGCATTCCCagacttccactgggatctcatcaggtcccgtagcttttccatttttcatcttgctTAGGGAAACCTTAATTTCGtctctatctactgtatatctgttaccattcctaaatttggatttccatctgcaattatagatctCTGAATTTCTTCATgtagcaatctttcaaaatattgcttccagcttccttttatatcacttgagctacacattaccactccatcctcattctttatctgcttaatatgggtaatatctttggtcgctttatttctttctttagcaATCTTGCAAATCTTCTTTTGATCCTCCtttgtgtccaaatcttcatatacattatccaATTCTTGCTTTTTTGACTGTGCCACAGCCACTTTTGCTTATTTCTTTGCTAatctacttctctccttatcttcttCAGTGCCTGTTTCCTCataccttttcttttcctttctcttgaTCTTGATTTTTTCTTGTACATAATAACTCCACCAACAAGTTTCTTTGTCTCTTGGCCTTTTTCCTGTTGACATCCCTAAAACGTCTCTGCCTACTCTTTTCAGAATACTGCTGTTCCGTTCCCACCACTCACCCACATCCTCATAATCCCAGGTGTCAAGCTCTACTAAAATCCTCTCTATGAATATATCCTTATATTCCGGTTCTCTTGCCTTCCACCATCTTATCTTTGGAATAATTTCTTGCCTACCTCTTATTGTTCTCTTCCTATAACAGTCTACTGTCAAGAGTCTATGCTGGGGAGTTACAGCTTCTCTTGGTAATATATTACAGTTTCCTATCTCTTTTAGATGTACCCTTCTacttaatacaaaatcaatttggGAATCCTGCCCACCGCTTTTATACGTTGTAAGATTTTTTggctgtttttttaaagaaagtgttGATTACTGCCATATCAAATGCTACTCTGCAAAATCCATAACCCTTTCACCATCTTGATTCCGATCTCCCAAAGCCCATCCTCCATGTATTCTTTCCATGTCTTGACTATTTCTCTCTACAGGATCATTTAGGTCTCCTCCTATCATTAACAGGTCTTCATTTGGTATGCTAATCATTTCCTGATCCATCTGTCCCCCAAGAATTGTCTTTTTCCTCTTCTGGACAACCTGTCTCAGGTGCTTACACACTGAAAACATTTAGTATTTCTCCATCCCATTCTACTTTCATACGCATTATTCTATCATTTAGTCTTTTCCCCTCTAAAACACAACTCTTGAGCTTTCCAGTTAGTATAATTCCAACTCCATCCCTTCCTTGGCCTGTgcatccaccaaaaaaaaaaatttttataccaTGCTCCAATCTCTTTGGCTTTATTTCCCTTTCCTCTTGTCTCCTGAACACACAAAATCTGTACTTTTCTCCTCTCCATCATATCGGCAACTTGGCTTCTATGTCCTGTCATGGTTCCAACGTTCAAGGTGCCAATTCTAATAGATTCTGGTACTCGATTCTTTAATTGCTGTCACCCACTATACAGTAGCCCTTGCCTATTTCTCGTAGATTTAGGGCGATGTATCTCCGCGTCGCCTAGGGGATACGCCCTGTCGGTCATCGGTTCATATATAACGGCTTTAATTTCCTGGGTTTTGACGGGGATTTTCATAGCTAAATGCCCTTCCTGATGCCAACCCACACTATTTATACGGGTGTAGGACTGGCACCTAGCAGGGAAGGCTTACCCGAAAAGTGGCTgtgttatatcaatatatatctacgtatatatatatatatatatatatatatatatatatatatatatatatatatatatatatatataatatatatatatatattatatatatatatatatatattatatatattaataaataaatatatatatatatatatatatatatatatatatatatatatatatatatatatatatatatatgcaaacatacatatgtatatatatatatatatatatatatatatatatatatatatatatatatatatatatatatatatatatatatatatatatctatataccaaggcacttccccccacttttggggggtagccgacaccaacaatgaaacaaaacaaaaaggggacctctactctctatgttccttcagcctaatcagggacccaaccgagttcagctggtactgctagggtgccacagcccaacctcccacatttccaccacagatgaagcttcataatgctgactcccctaatgctgctacctccgcggtcatctaaggccccggaggaagcagcagggcctactggaactgcatcacaatcgctcgccattcaatcctatttctagcacgctctcttgcctctctcacatctatcctcctatcacccagagctttcttcacatcatccatccacccaaaccttggccttcctcttgtacttctcccatcaactcttgcattcatcaccttctttagcagacaaccattttccattctctcaacatggccaaaccacctcaacacattcatatccactctagccgctaactcatttcttacacccgttctctccctcaccacttcgttcctaaccctatctactcgagatacaccagccatactcctcagacacttcatctcaaacacattcaatttctgtctctccatcactttcattccccacgactccgatccatacatcacagttggtacaatcactttctcatatagaactctctttacattcatgcccaaccctctattttttactactcccttaactgcccccaacactttgcaaccttcattcactctctgacgtacatctgcttccactccaccatttgctgcaacaatagaccccaagtacttaaactgatccacctcctcaagtaactctccattcaacatgacattcaaccttgcaccaccttcccttctcgtacatctcataaccttactcttacccacattaactctcaacttccttctctcacacacccttccaaattctgtcactagtcggtcaagcttctcttctgtgtctgctaccagtacagtatcatccgcaaacaacaactgatctacctcccattcatggtcattctcgcctaccagttttaatcctcgtccaagcactcgagcattcacctctctcaccactccatcaacatacaagttaaacaaccacggcgacaccacacatccctgtctcagccccactctcaccggaaaccaatcactcaccttcatttcctattctaacacatgctttactacctttgtataaacttttcactgcttgcaacaaccttccaccaactccatataacctcatcacatcccacattgcttccctatcaactctatcatatgctttctccagatccataaacgcaacatacacctccttaccttttgctaaatatttctcgcatatctgcctaactgtaaaaatctgattcatacaacccctacctcttctaaaacccccctgtacttcccagattgcattctctgttttatccttaatcctattaatcagtactctaccatacacttttccaactacactcaacaaactaatacctcttgaattacaacactcatgcacatctcccttacccttatatagtggtacaatacatgcacaaacccaatctactggtaccattgacaacacaaaacacatattaaacaatctcaccaaccattcaagtacagtcacacccccttccttcaacatctcagctttcacacccgtccataccagatgcttttcctactctcgtttcatctagtgctctcctcacttcctctattgttatctctctctcattctcacctcccatcactggcacctcaacacctggaacagcaattatatctgcctccctattatccccaacattcagcaaactttcaaaatattccgcccaccttttccttgcctcctctccttttaacaaccttccatttccatctttcactgtctcttcaattcttgcgccagccttccttactctcttcacttctttccaaaacttcttcttattctcttcatatgactgacccaatccctgaccccacctcaggtcagctgccctctttgcctcacgtaccttgcgctttacttccacctttttctctctatatttttcatacttctctatactattgctctgcagccattcttcaaaagcccctctttttctcttccactttcaccttcactccttcattccaccattcactgcccttcctcatgctgcctccaacaaccttcttgccacatacatcacttgcaatcccaacaaaattttcttttactaacttccattcctcctctaaattaccagtttctcttactctcacctcatcatatgccattttcaacctttcctgatatttacttattacccccggttttattagctcttcaatcctcactacctcccttttacatccaccaactctattcccccactcttttgctacaactaattttccttccaccaaaaaatgatcagacataccgttagccatacccctaaacacgtgcacgtctttcaatcttccaaacattcttttagttaccaacacataatccattaatgccctttctactactcttccatttgccactcttacccacgtatacttattcttatttttcttttaaagaagctagcacctattaccatctcttgttcaacacacatgtctaccagtctctcaccactctcattttcacctggtacgccatacttaccaatgacaccttctacctctccagggcccactctagcatttaagtcacccataacaactacataattccttctacccagtccttctacacacctagttaaatcattccagaactcattccgatcttcttcacttttctcactacctggcccatacacactgacaaacgcccaacattccctacccaacctaacccttacccacattaacctagatgatatctccttccattccactactttacctgtcatccattcactcagcaataacgccacaccctctctcgctcttcccctttcaatcccagacactctaccagacatttcaccaaacatcacttcaccctttcctttcatctttgtctcacacaaggccaatacatccatccttctacttctaaacatacttccaatctcacatcttttactctctatcgtactacatccacgcacatttaaacaccacaaaactagagtgcggggagcagtcactctccccccagctccatctccttgtcgatgtctcgcaggaattttttacaggagagggggttcccagccccctcgtcccgtcccttttagtcgcctcttacgacacgcagggataacgttggcactattctaatttttatatgcccccgcggccacagggggaatataaatatatatatatatatatatatatatatatatatatatatatatatatatatatatatatatatatatatatatatatatatgcaaatatatatatgtataggacatacatatatatatatatatatgtatatatatatatatatatatatatatatatatatatatatatatatatatatatatatatatatatatatatatatatatatatatatatatatatatatatatatatatatatatatatatatagccatacatatatatatatatatatatatatatatatatatatatatatatatatatatatatatacatatggatatatatatatatatatatatatatatatatatatatatatatatatatatatatatatacatatatatatatatatatatatatatatat
Above is a window of Palaemon carinicauda isolate YSFRI2023 unplaced genomic scaffold, ASM3689809v2 scaffold103, whole genome shotgun sequence DNA encoding:
- the LOC137635216 gene encoding uncharacterized protein; the protein is MTGHRSQVADMMERRKPKNLTTYKSGGQDSQIDFVLSRRVHLKEIGNCNILPREAVTPQHRLLTVDCYRKRTIRGRQEIIPKIRWWKAREPEYKDIFIERILVELDTWDYEDVGEWWERNSSILKRVGRDVLGMSTGKRPRDKETCWWSYYVQEKIKIKRKEKKRYEETGTEEDKERSRLAKK